Below is a genomic region from Rhodohalobacter sp. 614A.
ACGAGAGGTTGTAAGAGTAAGTATCAACCGGAGTGAATAAACCCCACTACAATGAAAGAAAAAGAGAAGATAGAGATACTTAAAAAAATAGATCTGTACATCCGAGGGAAACTGACACAAGACGAAATCGATGAGTTATGGAAAACATTTCTCGAACATCCGGAATACTACGATATTCTGGAAACGGAAGTACACCTGAAGAGCCTCATTAAAAAAGGCGAAAAACCCCGATTTTCTTCTGAAAGGGCGGAGCCATCAACAGGTTCTGATATTTCCGGCATTCACACCTACAAAGGATGGCTTTATGCTGCCGCCGCGGCTGTAATCCTGGCTTTGGGATTACAGTTTTTTGCCCTGCAGCAACCCGACTCCGTTCAGAGTTTTGCCCTTGCAGAAATTGAGCAGACTCATTTGATCGGCGCCGATGTTCTTCGGTCCGGCGAAGAAGGGAATGAAAACCTGGACGTTGCTATTAACGATGCTCTGGCTACCGCTTACGAAGGAGAAACGGAAAGAGCTATTGCGCAATTTCAGGAAATTTTAGGTCAGTCACTTTCTGATCAACAAAAAGCCAGGGTAGAAATGAATCTTGGAATCCTGCTCTATAACAACGGGCAGTTTGAGACGGCAAAAAACCACTTTGAATCTGTGACCGAAATTGAAGATTTGGAAGATCACCAGGTAGAAAAGTCGTGGTGGTTTCTTGGGAATACGTATCTGAACCTGAATCAGCCAAGGGCAGCGAGGGAGGCAATCTTTACTGCGTATAGCATGGATGGACCGTTTCAGGCGGCAGCACTTTCTCTGCTGAAAAAACTGGATTTACGGCTGGGAAATCTCCCAACCGATGAACAGCCTTCCCGATTGGGAAATTGAAAACAAGATTCCCAGGTCTCTGATCTTACAATTCTGGTGAAATTATTTTTCACCTCGATGAGACCGGGGAATAGGCTCTGAGTATGATTTGGTATGAGTCATCAGGAAATCATGCGTACCCAATTTTTTCTCTCCTTTTTT
It encodes:
- a CDS encoding tetratricopeptide repeat protein encodes the protein MKEKEKIEILKKIDLYIRGKLTQDEIDELWKTFLEHPEYYDILETEVHLKSLIKKGEKPRFSSERAEPSTGSDISGIHTYKGWLYAAAAAVILALGLQFFALQQPDSVQSFALAEIEQTHLIGADVLRSGEEGNENLDVAINDALATAYEGETERAIAQFQEILGQSLSDQQKARVEMNLGILLYNNGQFETAKNHFESVTEIEDLEDHQVEKSWWFLGNTYLNLNQPRAAREAIFTAYSMDGPFQAAALSLLKKLDLRLGNLPTDEQPSRLGN